TGGCTGCTTTCTTTGCTCAAACCTCACATGAAACAACaggtatttttttcttttctttttctttctaatATTGTTATTCAGTTACCAAATGGCTTTGGTCTACCGCTATCAAGGAGGGTCTCTGACCTTGAAGTCATTGGTTCGAGTCATGTTTAGGACATCATTCGTGTAAAAATTAACCGCTAGTGCGCTTAGATCAGTGGTACTTGGACACCCAGTTTCGGAGGTTGCGGCACGTCCTGCATACTAACCTCACTGGGGGGTTTTCCAGTTGACCGTCTTACCTTATGGGTGTGGGTCTTGTTATTTCCTCCCAACACGTAGCACAGATATGATCGGGTGATTGGCTTCACTTCGGGTGGGCCCGTCAGTGACTTCTAACAGTTGTTCAAAAAAATATTGTTGAGTATGAATGTTAATGTGTGAAGTAATTAAGACGGTTGATTTACGTCACGTGTATAGGTGGATGGCCAAGTGCACCGGATGGTCCTTTTGCATGGGGCTATTGCTTTGTTAGAGAAAAAAGTCCAACAAGTAGGTACTGTGACTCATCTGAATGGCCATGTCCACAAAGCTACTTTGGCAGAGGACCCATCCAACTCTCTCAGTAAGTTCCCACGTTGATATTAGTTTTTACTTATACTTTTATTCATCGGTAGTTGTAGTTACAGCTGCAAATGCATATTTGTAACGACTATAGGTTGGGTAACTGGTCAAAACAGTTAACACAAAATACACATtagacacttttaaaacatacacAAAAACTAGTATCCGTATCTTACGTCAACTACACCTATTCCAAGATAAGTTAGTGGTTGGGGCTTTGAGATTATCAAAGGAGATCTCAAGTTTATACTTCACTAGCAACATATCTTGTGGTGTACAAACAAATGGGTCGGAAACCAAGATAACATAGATAGACCACGTACATCTTGGTAAAAATACTTCTCTTTCACGGATTATAGGCCTACAATTTGTTTTAACTTTTTaactttcttttttttatatttccTGCCTACTTGCTTGTGTGCCTTATCGTATTGGCTGTACCTGTATTAcggttatattatatatctatacttattgtaGCATTTTCAGAGGATTTATTGCACTATATGGTTAcatgtttgtattacattatatagcaatTAATTTATACATACTTACATATCACATGCTTTTATGCTATCATTGTATGCTTATTTGTCTATGTTTACATTGTAGACCATCTATCTTATACTGCATAGTATACCTACATGCTTCTTACCAACATGTTTTcgtatacttattgtacttacatgactggttatacttgcatatttgacacgcacatattttaattatatgttatattacattattTTGTTACATGCTTTATTTACCTATACATATCGTATTGATATATACTTTATTCATGGTAAAGTTTCTTTTTTTTTATCTACTTTACTTGTATACTTTTACTGCACATATTGGAATTCATAATTCTTTATGGTCAgaggtccctaggaagcagcctctctgctctacagaatagggagggacgacttcctctacctggggaccgataggtatccgtgggtggaggaatgacttcccttttactttagggtagaggaaaggactgtctacatctaacctcccccatactccactctagtggaattgggtattgttgttgttgttgttgttgttgttgttgttgttgttttatttACCTCCTTATATTTGGAAATAGCCCAAAAAAGAATAGTGGACTATTAAATTAGGACGGTAGTAGTTAACATATGAAAATTTTGAATTTGCTTATATTGATTTTAACATTGTTTTACAGCAACTACAACTACGGACAGTTTGGAAGGTCAATTGGAAGGGACTTGATCAACAGCCCTGATCTCTTAGCAACAAACCCAACCATATCATTTCAATCAGCAATATGGTACTGGATGACTCCGCAAAGTAACAAGCCATCAAGCCATGACGTTATAACCAGAAGGTGGAGCCCATCGGCTGCTGACAGGTCAGCAGGACGTGTATCAGGTTACGGAGTAATCACAAACATCATCAATGGTGGCATAGAATGTGGAAAAGGTGGTAACAATCAGGTTGAGGACAGAATTGGGTTTTACAGAAGATACTGCAGCATTTTGGGTGTTAATCCTGGAGGCAATCTTGATTGTTACAATCAACAGCCTTTTGCTTGATATTGAGTTTTCTCAATTGTCAACTTTAATTTAACTTGTCTACTTTATTAACAAATATATGGCTTTCAAAAAAATAAACAAGCAGTGCTTGTTGTAATAAATGTATGGCTTTCTAAAATAATAGACAAGCGGTTCTTGTTGTAATAAAACATACGTTCTGCTCTAATTCTCTTTTAGCTCGACTCGAGATTTGGTCGAAAATATTTCAACAGTTCATCCAGAATCAATTCTTTCAAGTGGATGGAGGTGGCCTTGACGATCTTTATGTAGATTAATTACTATATAAAGACTAATACTTACAGACCAAgctatatatttttaaattaagacAAACAAACTTCCTGTTTATTCAACTTCTCTAATTATAAACCTTAGTTTTAGTTAAACATGACTACGGGCTACTGGTTCTATAAAGTGGCCGTGTTGTGCAGACCAGAAGTGTTTGCTGCATAAGCGATGCTCATATAACGCTTTGCAAAAGTTGCACACTTTGACACTGTCAACCATGTGATCCAGAAGAAAACAATCCAACCTGTCATCATATCAGGGTTAAGCGCATAACAAGCACATTGTAAGTGAAGAAAGCAATAATTAGCGATGAAGATATTACTACGGAGTATTACTTTTCACATCACCTCGCCCGGTTGAAATAAGGAGCGTCAAATTAGTTAACCAAAAAGGTCAAGTAATCCCAACTATACATAAAGCCACTTTACAAAAATTAGTTgaatttgggcaaaatttgaagttaAGGGAGTTAGATGATGGGTTAAATCTCTTTTATAACTTTCTATCAGAATGCGTTTTATGCATCAATAATAAACTCTTTTGACAACTCTCAACTTGTTTCCGTGTTATGTATTCTACTATTCTTCAAGTATCTTGAATGTTTAACCCATTAGAGATCAATTATAACCTTAATCACCCAAATTGTAAATTGGTTCAGAAAACCCAATTCTAGAAATATTTGATATAAGAGGTAGTCAATATACGAACAAAAAAAAGTGTTGGTGAATCGACCCATCCAATATTAACCCATTTCAACCATCAATTTCCCAACACTACAAGATATAAATTTTCTATGATCAGAAGGCTAATATTATGCTagctgaattaaaaaaaaaataaataaataaataaatatgtatgagaTGACAGAAAAAGAAATACCTGCAGCAAATAAAGTAGCTATGATTGATGATATTGTTACAGTGAAGGTAACAAAACCAGTAATGAACAACATGCCAATATACATTGCAGTCAAACAAGCAAAAAAAATAGCTAAGAAACCTCCAACGGCTGCAAACGAGATGAGCAGGGAGATGACTATTGCATTCACAGTTGCAGCCGCAAAGAACAACATAAACACCAGCACACCGGTCAAAGCTAAAAGTGTGACTATCCCAGCCTGCATCAAATGCAAATATATCAAACATTACAACTTTGATACCATAAATTAACCAAAATAGTTCAACACCTCAAGTTATAATTTTTTACATTTCAGTACCTATTTAAAACTAGAAAAGCATTTTGGAGTAACATAGTATGCGTTTATTCTTGATCTGGGTAACTTATAATATCTTTCATATAATATACTACCCTAAATTCTTCAACGAAGGATAATTGACGGGCTTATGCAGTAGCCTGTTACCTCCCCTATCAGATGCCACAACATTGTAACTGGACCTCAATTTTGGTAACAAACCATGAGCATTTCCTCAATTCGGATAAGCACATTCTCAATTTGGGTAACATAATATGCATGTTCTCAATTAGGTAACATACCATGCACGCCCTATCAATCTGGTAACACACTATACATGTTTCCTCAATTTAGGTAGCATTCTtttactttttctttttaattctAGTTAACTACCACATCAATGAAATCATCATAACAGGATACCAGTCTGCATTTTCGCAGGTTATGAGGTCAAATATTACTCTATTTACAGAAAATTGCATGAGCATATAAGAAAATTTAGGGAAATATAAACAAAACTACCCAAGTCGAGGAAACACGGGCAATATATTTACACTGCAATGCCAAATGCAATTTAATTTTGAGAAGCTTAGATATTGTTATTTTGTATTGTAACTCCCTAAtcaaaaaacaaagaaaaggtaccTTTTAGGTTGACAAAAATACTATGAAAAATTTATAATAGATCAAGATTTAAACTTTTATGCATTTAACTACACAGAAGATGAATACTTCCTACATTCCAAAATAAAAGGTCCGGCATATAGAAGGAACAAAATTTAGGAATTTATAATTGCACTTTTAGAACACTTGCATGACCACGTATAAGTAAGGGACTGAAAAGGACATTAGCCAAATTTTCCACTATATATTCACTTTATTATTACTACTTACTACGGAGTGCTACTAAACTTTTCAGTTGAGTACAGCTAATTTTAGATACATTATGATCTAATCAATCCGAATTTATGCATAGATCAAGATTAGTTCGCCCAATTAAGAACACTAATTTGCCTAATTGAACAAAACTGAAATGAAAAATagtatagtaaatattaaataataataataataattaataatcatacaaAATAAAATACTTACAGAAACAACCAAAAGACCGCGAAGATGACTATTATCGCGACGAGTCCAAATAAGGAGATCACGACG
This genomic window from Rutidosis leptorrhynchoides isolate AG116_Rl617_1_P2 chromosome 2, CSIRO_AGI_Rlap_v1, whole genome shotgun sequence contains:
- the LOC139894448 gene encoding endochitinase-like, translated to MNTLLQLVTILSLLAHFSSFSSAQNCGRQGGNARCPNGNCCSQYGWCGNTPAHCSPANNCQSQCTASPTPSSPSTGGGTDVGSIITSSVFDQMLKYRNDPRCRANGFYSYPAFINAAKTYSGFGTTGSTDDRKRELAAFFAQTSHETTGGWPSAPDGPFAWGYCFVREKSPTSRYCDSSEWPCPQSYFGRGPIQLSHNYNYGQFGRSIGRDLINSPDLLATNPTISFQSAIWYWMTPQSNKPSSHDVITRRWSPSAADRSAGRVSGYGVITNIINGGIECGKGGNNQVEDRIGFYRRYCSILGVNPGGNLDCYNQQPFA
- the LOC139894450 gene encoding uncharacterized protein, whose protein sequence is MAVINGDATEKTNGGALPPLVVKDENEENTTSSLSSNKPNTDHNSKERTKIANDVNLKGVLEYLIRSILDQNSVHGIKKSLIEAAPMFREAIVNARRDLLIWTRRDNSHLRGLLVVSAGIVTLLALTGVLVFMLFFAAATVNAIVISLLISFAAVGGFLAIFFACLTAMYIGMLFITGFVTFTVTISSIIATLFAAGWIVFFWITWLTVSKCATFAKRYMSIAYAANTSGLHNTATL